A genomic region of Mesobacillus jeotgali contains the following coding sequences:
- a CDS encoding YlbF family regulator: MAVNLYDSAYELEKAIRNSAEYTELKKLYDAVNSDESAKRMFESFRNIQMQLQEKQMTGQEITQEEVEQAQKTVALVQQHELISKLMEAEQRMSMVIGELNQVIMKPLEELYGNPNQQQ; this comes from the coding sequence ATGGCAGTAAATCTTTACGATTCAGCCTACGAATTGGAAAAAGCAATCAGAAACAGTGCGGAATACACAGAATTAAAAAAACTTTATGATGCTGTAAACAGCGATGAATCAGCAAAAAGAATGTTTGAAAGCTTCCGCAATATCCAGATGCAGCTTCAGGAAAAGCAAATGACTGGGCAGGAAATTACCCAGGAAGAAGTAGAACAGGCGCAAAAGACAGTGGCACTTGTCCAGCAGCATGAGTTAATCTCAAAGTTGATGGAAGCAGAGCAAAGAATGAGCATGGTTATTGGCGAACTTAACCAGGTAATCATGAAGCCTCTTGAAGAGCTTTACGGAAATCCGAACCAGCAGCAATAA
- a CDS encoding YhzD family protein — protein MDTYKLTAFEPNGEKLIDESFQAGNDEEAKEIGAKMLEEKNLSDKTHRCTSPRGKLVLFHP, from the coding sequence ATGGATACTTACAAACTGACAGCCTTTGAACCTAATGGGGAAAAACTGATCGACGAATCTTTCCAGGCCGGCAATGATGAAGAGGCAAAAGAAATCGGCGCAAAAATGCTTGAAGAAAAAAACCTCAGTGACAAGACGCACCGCTGTACATCACCTAGAGGAAAATTGGTTCTTTTTCATCCGTAA
- a CDS encoding Cof-type HAD-IIB family hydrolase gives MIYRLLALNVDGTILQSNGRLHKSTRDAIEYVQQKGVYVTLVTSRSFPSAKKVAKALKINSLLVTHLGSYISHDLRSDPVFEKRIPEDVTFQLVRFLESFPCQIRLVHEKFSLANKYKLNHNLLAKTVFTSGDPIFYSQQFTDSISETLVNEPVSPPKIEVYFEYEEDLKDAQQAVNGMFSEVSMSKLNDYRLDIMPEGVSKLNGLIQLGEHLGIQLKEMVAIGDGHDDIEMIEACGLGVAMGNASVEVKKASDWVTRSNNQHGVSYMVKEHFRKQQPIEFLRKMNIIKM, from the coding sequence ATGATTTACCGTCTTCTTGCGCTTAACGTGGATGGAACGATTCTCCAATCAAATGGAAGGCTCCATAAATCCACAAGGGATGCGATTGAGTACGTTCAGCAAAAAGGAGTTTACGTGACTCTAGTAACTTCTAGAAGCTTTCCATCTGCCAAAAAAGTGGCTAAAGCGCTGAAAATAAATTCTTTGCTGGTTACTCACCTAGGATCCTATATTTCTCATGACCTTCGCAGTGACCCGGTCTTTGAAAAACGGATTCCCGAGGATGTAACCTTTCAGCTAGTCAGATTCCTTGAAAGCTTCCCTTGCCAAATCCGGCTTGTGCATGAAAAGTTTTCATTGGCAAACAAGTATAAATTAAACCATAACCTGTTGGCAAAAACCGTATTCACATCAGGCGATCCGATTTTTTACTCACAGCAATTCACGGATTCTATCAGTGAAACTCTGGTCAATGAGCCAGTCTCTCCACCTAAAATTGAAGTCTATTTCGAGTACGAAGAAGATTTGAAGGATGCACAGCAGGCGGTCAATGGGATGTTCTCAGAAGTGTCCATGTCCAAGCTGAATGATTACAGGCTGGATATCATGCCTGAGGGTGTCTCAAAACTGAATGGTCTAATCCAATTAGGTGAACACCTGGGCATACAGTTGAAAGAAATGGTCGCAATTGGCGATGGTCATGATGACATAGAAATGATTGAAGCCTGCGGACTTGGCGTCGCCATGGGGAATGCTTCAGTAGAAGTAAAAAAGGCTTCGGATTGGGTAACCCGATCGAATAATCAGCACGGTGTCAGCTATATGGTCAAGGAACATTTCCGCAAACAACAGCCAATTGAATTCCTGAGAAAAATGAATATTATTAAAATGTAA
- a CDS encoding ABC transporter ATP-binding protein has translation MVLQLEQVTKRFSNFTAVNQLSLNIPEKEMFGFLGANGAGKTTTFRMILGLLDVSDGRITWDGKPINYETSSIIGYLPEERGLYPKLKVREQIVYLARLRGMQKQAALKELDYWLNRFKVPEYADKKVEELSKGNQQKIQFIAAVIHKPRLLILDEPFSGLDPVNVEQLKEAVLELKNAGTTIVFASHRMEHVEEMCEHICIMHKGSPVVHGSLREIKRSFGKKNLVIHADFDTSFLKDFPGVTKAKMTAEGIHLQITGEQVAEDILKEIVGKGFIRKFVLEEPSLNDIFIEKVGASYE, from the coding sequence ATGGTCTTACAGCTTGAACAAGTTACAAAGAGATTTAGCAATTTCACAGCAGTGAATCAGCTTTCACTCAATATACCAGAAAAAGAAATGTTCGGATTCCTTGGTGCAAATGGCGCCGGGAAGACAACGACCTTCCGGATGATCCTTGGTCTTCTTGATGTCTCAGATGGAAGGATTACGTGGGATGGAAAGCCAATAAATTATGAAACGAGCAGTATCATCGGTTACCTGCCTGAGGAAAGGGGACTTTACCCAAAGCTTAAGGTTCGCGAGCAAATCGTCTATCTTGCAAGGCTAAGGGGAATGCAAAAACAGGCTGCCCTCAAGGAGCTTGATTACTGGCTTAATCGCTTCAAGGTGCCAGAGTATGCGGATAAAAAAGTTGAAGAGCTTTCAAAGGGTAACCAGCAAAAAATCCAATTCATTGCCGCCGTCATCCATAAGCCAAGGCTGTTGATCCTTGATGAACCTTTTAGCGGACTGGATCCGGTGAATGTGGAGCAATTAAAGGAAGCTGTCCTCGAACTCAAAAATGCGGGTACTACTATTGTATTTGCAAGCCACAGGATGGAGCATGTAGAAGAAATGTGTGAGCATATTTGCATCATGCACAAAGGAAGCCCAGTAGTCCATGGGTCATTGAGAGAAATCAAAAGATCTTTTGGTAAAAAGAATCTGGTTATCCATGCGGATTTTGATACTTCATTTCTAAAGGATTTTCCCGGCGTTACAAAAGCTAAAATGACGGCAGAGGGAATCCACCTGCAAATCACGGGTGAGCAGGTTGCCGAAGACATCTTAAAAGAGATCGTTGGCAAAGGATTTATCCGCAAGTTTGTTCTTGAAGAACCAAGCCTCAATGATATCTTTATAGAAAAGGTGGGTGCTTCATATGAATAA
- a CDS encoding YheC/YheD family endospore coat-associated protein has protein sequence MTPAKSKSLPNNPVIALLTEIKEDHGPDFGKVHSFCEELHQGISELGGSFYVFSLKGFSDEGVEGYSYDENADDWKKGLFPFPAVIYNRVSSRRTEISKGFKGFLNKLEALGIKIFNHRFLSKWEIHESLLKEDHLHSFIPETHLYSGTQLETMLEKHDELYIKPVHGSQGRNIIQVAKSDSMINASLSSMPAKDLPAFKHVTELARAINPIVGKRLCIIQQGVQLSELNGRRMDFRVLCHKNAQQFWKVTSIVARVSAEQFFVSNIARGGEVMKPGHTLALIFGKEQARHQLALMKELALEIAEVISRNAEGLTAELGIDIGIDIKGNLWLIEANSKPSKNFEERGTKIRPSTKAIIDHCYGLCQL, from the coding sequence ATGACGCCAGCAAAATCGAAAAGCTTACCCAACAATCCCGTCATCGCTTTACTGACTGAAATAAAAGAAGATCATGGTCCTGACTTCGGAAAAGTACATTCCTTTTGCGAAGAGCTTCACCAGGGAATTTCAGAACTAGGCGGAAGCTTTTATGTTTTTTCACTCAAAGGCTTTTCTGACGAAGGAGTCGAGGGCTATTCATACGATGAAAATGCAGATGACTGGAAAAAAGGACTCTTTCCCTTTCCCGCTGTAATCTACAACCGGGTTTCATCCCGAAGGACCGAAATCAGCAAAGGATTTAAGGGATTTTTAAATAAATTGGAAGCTCTGGGAATAAAGATATTTAATCACAGATTTCTTTCAAAGTGGGAGATTCATGAATCTTTATTGAAAGAAGACCACTTGCATTCGTTCATACCTGAAACACATCTATATTCGGGGACTCAGCTCGAAACCATGCTCGAAAAGCATGATGAGCTATACATCAAACCTGTTCATGGCAGCCAGGGACGGAATATTATCCAGGTAGCCAAAAGTGACTCGATGATCAATGCATCATTATCCTCGATGCCGGCCAAGGATCTTCCGGCCTTCAAACATGTAACAGAACTGGCCCGTGCCATCAATCCGATAGTTGGAAAACGGCTATGCATCATTCAACAAGGTGTACAGCTATCAGAGTTAAATGGCAGAAGGATGGACTTCAGGGTCCTCTGTCATAAAAACGCTCAGCAATTCTGGAAGGTTACCTCCATCGTCGCCAGGGTTTCCGCAGAACAGTTTTTCGTATCCAATATAGCCCGCGGAGGTGAGGTCATGAAACCGGGGCATACTCTCGCATTGATTTTCGGAAAGGAACAAGCGAGGCATCAGTTGGCACTAATGAAAGAGCTTGCCCTGGAAATCGCAGAAGTCATCAGCAGAAATGCGGAAGGACTCACAGCCGAGCTGGGAATTGATATTGGGATTGATATTAAAGGTAACCTGTGGCTGATCGAAGCCAACTCGAAGCCTTCCAAGAATTTTGAAGAGCGCGGCACGAAAATCAGGCCCTCGACAAAAGCCATCATCGACCATTGCTATGGACTTTGCCAACTATAA
- a CDS encoding YheC/YheD family endospore coat-associated protein, with protein sequence MITFGMMSLSFKSELTYFTEIARRANPNMFTCFRFSPAKIHPVTQLVSGEKFDHKKGCWVKSEFPLPMIVYDRCFYTNDPLSKQAMAIVKWLKKKDDITFLGNGLPNKWAIYEVLSNSSLSPYIPKTILIGSGKDVVAQLEVMKKAVLKPISGSGGAGIYKIEKSGGEFEISADPGGRLSTKTFHSTSETEDWLDSLLSKKEYMMQPYLELSDTENCPFDIRVLLQKDHEEKWIVRGKGIRRGSKDGILSNLRAGGEILPFEEYTNSLNFRSKRFILHELEEILSKLPGILEASFPRLFELGVDIGVSKDHALWVLDTNSKPGRKVIASTNPDLKEVLYNAPLEYARVLSEILPEREEQHL encoded by the coding sequence ATGATTACATTCGGAATGATGTCACTTTCCTTTAAAAGTGAACTAACATATTTTACCGAGATTGCCAGGAGGGCGAATCCAAACATGTTCACCTGCTTTCGGTTCTCACCTGCTAAAATCCATCCCGTAACACAATTGGTATCGGGAGAGAAATTCGACCACAAGAAAGGCTGCTGGGTTAAGTCCGAATTTCCGCTCCCCATGATCGTTTATGACCGTTGTTTTTATACAAATGATCCTTTATCGAAGCAGGCGATGGCGATTGTGAAATGGCTCAAGAAAAAAGATGATATTACCTTCCTTGGAAATGGCTTGCCAAATAAATGGGCCATATACGAGGTTCTGTCGAATTCCTCCCTGTCTCCATACATCCCGAAAACGATTCTTATCGGCAGCGGAAAAGATGTTGTTGCCCAGCTGGAGGTTATGAAAAAGGCAGTCTTGAAACCGATCTCCGGTTCTGGCGGCGCAGGGATTTATAAAATTGAAAAATCAGGTGGAGAGTTTGAAATCTCAGCTGATCCTGGGGGCAGGCTATCCACAAAAACTTTCCATTCCACCTCTGAGACAGAGGATTGGCTCGACAGCCTGTTAAGTAAGAAAGAGTATATGATGCAGCCTTACCTGGAACTGTCCGATACGGAAAATTGTCCTTTTGACATAAGAGTGCTCCTGCAAAAGGATCATGAGGAAAAGTGGATTGTTCGCGGCAAGGGAATCCGCCGTGGCAGCAAGGATGGAATCCTTTCGAACTTACGTGCCGGCGGAGAAATCCTGCCTTTTGAAGAGTATACCAATTCACTGAATTTCCGTTCAAAAAGATTCATTTTACACGAATTAGAGGAAATTCTTTCAAAGCTGCCCGGTATCCTTGAAGCTTCTTTTCCCCGGCTTTTTGAGCTGGGCGTAGATATTGGTGTATCAAAGGACCATGCCCTGTGGGTGCTTGATACAAATTCAAAGCCCGGCAGAAAAGTCATTGCTTCCACAAATCCGGACTTAAAAGAGGTGCTATATAATGCACCCCTTGAATACGCCAGAGTCCTTTCGGAAATTCTGCCAGAAAGAGAGGAACAGCACTTATGA
- a CDS encoding Type 1 glutamine amidotransferase-like domain-containing protein, which produces MRQIIAMGGGGFSMEPENPLLDLYILGQSEKQTPKVCFVPTASGDADNYIARFYTAFEKHECIPSHLSLFSPPTRDLEAYVMDKDIIYVGGGNTKNLLALWKEWGLDIILRKAWQRGKIMAGVSAGSICWFEEGLTDSFGSGLEPLKALGFLKGSNCPHYDGEEDRQPAYKRLVGSSRILGGFAADDGAALHYIDEELVKAVSSRPEAKAYHVCKTEGKLRETVVETMYLGYSGTAV; this is translated from the coding sequence TTGAGGCAGATTATTGCTATGGGCGGCGGGGGTTTTTCGATGGAGCCGGAGAATCCTCTGTTGGATTTATATATCCTGGGACAGTCGGAAAAGCAGACACCAAAGGTTTGCTTCGTCCCGACTGCCAGCGGGGATGCTGACAATTATATTGCGAGATTCTATACAGCTTTTGAAAAACATGAATGTATACCTTCACATCTTTCATTATTTAGTCCGCCGACAAGGGACTTAGAAGCATATGTTATGGATAAAGATATTATTTATGTTGGGGGAGGAAATACAAAGAACTTGCTAGCTCTTTGGAAGGAATGGGGACTTGATATCATCCTCCGAAAAGCCTGGCAGCGGGGCAAAATAATGGCTGGAGTGAGCGCTGGCTCGATCTGCTGGTTTGAGGAAGGGCTAACCGATTCTTTTGGCAGCGGACTTGAACCGCTAAAAGCCCTTGGGTTCCTGAAAGGGAGCAATTGCCCCCATTATGATGGAGAAGAGGATCGCCAGCCTGCTTATAAGAGACTGGTAGGTTCGAGCAGGATTTTAGGCGGATTTGCTGCTGATGATGGCGCTGCATTGCATTATATCGATGAAGAACTAGTTAAGGCGGTCAGCTCACGGCCTGAAGCAAAAGCTTATCATGTATGCAAGACAGAAGGAAAATTGCGGGAAACAGTAGTAGAAACCATGTATCTCGGATATAGTGGAACTGCAGTTTAG
- a CDS encoding YheC/YheD family endospore coat-associated protein: MRKKYPVEVISHSKQLVFVPADLTHNKEIHKIAFGNKVVDVTCAPHPKGRNVIVLSNDVQKELSMPDLSTSLHIFIDQHTLFIGPLIGILTSGFTPFPLRPIGERSMFFAKLLSVNKSVGALPFVFGEEHIDWDQGLIEGYFFVDGGWMKIKVPFPNVVYDRLPNRRTERKSELLSLKSRMQTDYLIPWYNPGFFSKLDVFERLQQDERAVEYLPETHQFSSFSVIERMLSNYGNVYVKPANGSLGLGIHQILYDKHNGYYYCRYRDQEGINKLTRFESLEKLMKKVFYKRNLSQMIVQQGISLLRSEKRLIDFRVHTNKDEYGQWQVAAIAAKIAGHGSVTTHVNNGGVVKSLDELFEDRTERELCEKKLSEASLLLSSILEKNMEGIIGEIGFDLGIDKTGKVWLFEANSKPGRSIFKHPKLKNFDLLTRKLSLSFGIFLAEKAITAPEDIFK, encoded by the coding sequence ATGAGAAAAAAATATCCTGTTGAAGTCATCTCACACTCCAAGCAACTAGTCTTTGTACCTGCTGATCTGACACATAACAAGGAAATCCATAAAATCGCTTTTGGCAACAAGGTGGTTGATGTTACATGTGCTCCTCATCCCAAGGGAAGAAATGTGATAGTCCTGAGTAATGATGTGCAGAAGGAACTTTCGATGCCAGATTTATCAACTTCATTGCATATTTTTATCGATCAGCATACCTTGTTTATCGGGCCTCTGATAGGCATTCTGACATCTGGATTCACACCTTTTCCATTGAGACCGATTGGTGAGAGGTCCATGTTCTTTGCCAAACTGCTTTCGGTCAATAAATCTGTAGGTGCCCTTCCCTTCGTCTTTGGCGAAGAGCACATCGACTGGGACCAAGGATTGATTGAGGGTTATTTCTTTGTCGATGGAGGATGGATGAAAATTAAGGTGCCCTTCCCCAATGTTGTATACGACCGTCTTCCTAACAGGCGCACCGAAAGAAAATCTGAACTTCTCAGCTTGAAATCCAGGATGCAGACCGATTACTTGATTCCCTGGTATAATCCAGGCTTTTTCAGCAAGCTGGATGTATTTGAGCGTTTGCAGCAGGATGAACGGGCCGTAGAGTATCTGCCTGAAACACATCAATTTTCTTCTTTTTCCGTAATTGAAAGAATGCTTTCAAACTATGGAAACGTCTATGTCAAACCTGCTAACGGAAGTCTTGGACTGGGAATCCACCAAATTTTGTATGATAAGCACAATGGCTATTATTATTGCCGTTACCGCGACCAGGAGGGCATTAATAAGTTAACTAGGTTTGAAAGCCTTGAAAAGTTAATGAAGAAGGTTTTTTACAAGCGAAATCTTTCCCAGATGATCGTTCAGCAGGGTATAAGCCTGCTTAGATCCGAAAAAAGACTCATTGATTTCAGGGTCCATACAAATAAAGATGAATACGGACAGTGGCAAGTAGCGGCAATCGCTGCAAAAATTGCCGGCCATGGCAGCGTGACCACTCATGTAAACAACGGCGGAGTCGTAAAATCCCTTGATGAATTGTTTGAAGACAGAACCGAGAGAGAGCTTTGTGAGAAGAAACTTTCTGAAGCATCTCTGCTGTTAAGTTCCATTTTGGAAAAGAATATGGAGGGTATCATCGGCGAGATCGGCTTTGACTTAGGAATCGATAAAACGGGAAAGGTTTGGCTCTTTGAAGCCAATTCAAAGCCAGGACGGTCGATTTTCAAGCATCCAAAGCTAAAGAATTTTGATTTGCTTACAAGAAAACTGTCTCTATCCTTCGGCATTTTTTTAGCAGAAAAAGCCATTACGGCCCCTGAGGATATTTTCAAATGA
- a CDS encoding ABC transporter permease, giving the protein MNNFFIILIHTYMSKLKTKSFLVTTILTVGIMLALTNMTNIIDFFNKGDETDKIAVIDNTGQLFEPLNEQMKMVNEELVLEKFDGNEEVATKAVEEGKYKGLLELSLNDEELPAASYKAMSIADSAIPGDLQAALQQIKTAMASTQINIAPDQLEKLYAPVEFEKSALEEDAKTEEELNQARGLVYVLLFIIYFAVIMYANMIAMEVATEKSSRVMEIMISSVSPIKQMFAKILGIGLLSLTQLAVLLLVGYFSVKQNLENMEGGFFEFFGFGNIAGSTIAYAVIFFVLGYFLYATMAAFLGSLVSRIEDVQQMITPMTMLVVAGFMMAMFGLGQPEAPFVKYTSFIPFFSPMLMFLRVGMLNIPFWEIALSIGILVATIAFLAVFGARVYRGGVLMYGKSNSFKDIKKALQLTKNE; this is encoded by the coding sequence ATGAATAATTTCTTCATAATCCTAATCCATACATACATGAGCAAGTTGAAAACAAAATCCTTCTTAGTTACAACAATCCTTACCGTAGGAATTATGCTGGCGCTTACAAATATGACAAACATCATCGACTTTTTCAATAAAGGTGACGAGACCGATAAAATCGCTGTCATAGACAACACAGGCCAGCTTTTTGAGCCGCTGAATGAGCAAATGAAGATGGTCAACGAAGAGCTTGTCCTGGAAAAGTTTGATGGAAATGAAGAAGTTGCCACGAAAGCAGTCGAGGAAGGAAAATATAAAGGTTTACTCGAGTTAAGCCTGAACGATGAAGAGCTTCCGGCAGCTTCCTACAAAGCGATGAGCATTGCGGATTCTGCTATTCCTGGAGACCTGCAGGCGGCATTACAGCAGATTAAGACGGCGATGGCATCCACTCAAATCAATATCGCTCCAGATCAATTGGAAAAACTTTATGCTCCAGTTGAATTCGAAAAATCTGCTCTAGAAGAAGATGCCAAGACGGAAGAGGAACTGAATCAGGCACGAGGATTGGTTTATGTTCTTCTTTTCATCATTTACTTTGCGGTCATCATGTACGCCAACATGATTGCTATGGAAGTTGCGACTGAAAAATCATCAAGAGTAATGGAAATCATGATCTCAAGCGTATCACCTATCAAGCAAATGTTTGCGAAGATTCTCGGAATCGGGCTGTTAAGTTTGACTCAGCTAGCTGTACTATTGCTGGTAGGGTACTTCTCGGTCAAACAGAATCTCGAAAATATGGAAGGTGGATTCTTCGAGTTCTTCGGTTTTGGGAATATCGCAGGCAGCACAATAGCATATGCAGTAATATTCTTCGTATTAGGGTACTTCCTGTACGCGACTATGGCTGCCTTCCTAGGCTCGCTTGTCAGCCGGATTGAAGATGTCCAGCAAATGATTACACCAATGACGATGCTCGTTGTCGCTGGTTTCATGATGGCAATGTTCGGGCTTGGTCAGCCAGAAGCGCCATTCGTAAAATATACATCCTTTATTCCGTTTTTCTCTCCGATGTTAATGTTCCTGCGTGTAGGGATGCTGAACATTCCTTTCTGGGAAATTGCCTTATCAATCGGTATCCTTGTTGCTACAATTGCCTTCTTGGCTGTATTTGGTGCCAGAGTCTACCGAGGTGGAGTCCTGATGTACGGAAAATCAAATTCATTCAAAGATATCAAAAAAGCACTGCAGCTAACGAAAAACGAATAA
- a CDS encoding coproporphyrinogen III oxidase produces MRININGIQDDRLQRPLGLIANLFFEESEVTLSETAEEFDAVIDFDVQNVDGEFFVKAALAADGESFTAEANKGIPAGLSDKEEFKLLKTVISRAYLKVLQDWTGMIQKWGILTGVRPTKLLHKKLREGMKQDDAHKELKEQYLISDEKIQLMQQIVDRQLAVLPDLYDLQNGVSIYIGIPFCPTKCAYCTFPAYAINGRQGSVDSFLGGLHYEIRQIGDWLKKNDIKITTVYYGGGTPTSITAEEMDMLYEEVQQSFPDVENIREVTVEAGRPDTITPEKLEVLKKWNIDRISINPQSYIQETLKAIGRHHTVEETVEKFHLARELGMNNINMDLIIGLPGEGTNEFAHTLAETEKLMPESLTVHTLSFKRASEMTRNKQKYKVAGRDEIERMMDMAETWTKEHDYVPYYLYRQKNILGNLENVGYAFPEQESLYNIIIMEEQQTIIGLGCGASSKFIDPETGVITQFSNPKDPKSYNDSFEEYASKKIEILDSLFKKATI; encoded by the coding sequence ATGAGAATTAATATAAATGGAATACAAGATGACAGATTACAGCGTCCTTTAGGGTTAATCGCTAATTTATTCTTTGAAGAATCAGAAGTCACATTAAGCGAGACAGCTGAGGAATTTGATGCGGTAATTGATTTCGATGTTCAAAATGTGGACGGAGAGTTTTTTGTAAAAGCAGCTTTGGCGGCAGATGGCGAGAGTTTTACAGCAGAAGCCAACAAAGGAATTCCAGCCGGCTTAAGCGATAAAGAAGAATTCAAATTGCTCAAAACAGTCATTTCAAGGGCTTATTTAAAAGTGCTTCAGGACTGGACAGGAATGATCCAGAAGTGGGGCATACTCACCGGAGTCCGTCCTACCAAGCTTTTGCATAAAAAGCTCCGTGAAGGAATGAAACAGGATGATGCCCATAAAGAGCTGAAGGAACAGTATTTGATATCAGATGAAAAAATACAGCTCATGCAGCAAATCGTTGATCGTCAGCTGGCTGTCCTGCCTGACTTGTATGATCTGCAAAATGGTGTCAGCATTTATATTGGCATCCCGTTTTGCCCGACGAAGTGTGCATACTGCACATTCCCAGCTTATGCTATCAACGGCCGGCAGGGGTCAGTGGATTCTTTCCTAGGCGGGCTTCACTACGAAATCCGCCAAATCGGGGACTGGCTGAAAAAGAATGATATCAAGATTACTACGGTCTATTATGGAGGCGGCACACCAACCTCGATTACCGCTGAAGAAATGGATATGCTGTATGAAGAGGTTCAACAGTCCTTCCCGGATGTTGAGAATATCAGGGAAGTGACCGTCGAAGCAGGCCGGCCGGACACAATTACACCTGAAAAGCTGGAAGTGCTGAAAAAGTGGAATATCGACCGGATCAGCATCAATCCGCAATCATATATCCAGGAAACATTGAAGGCGATCGGTCGTCACCATACAGTGGAAGAAACGGTTGAAAAATTCCACCTGGCCCGCGAATTGGGTATGAACAATATTAATATGGATTTGATTATTGGCCTCCCTGGGGAAGGAACGAATGAATTTGCCCATACCCTTGCGGAAACAGAAAAATTGATGCCGGAATCTTTGACGGTCCACACTCTTTCTTTTAAAAGAGCGTCAGAAATGACAAGAAATAAACAGAAATACAAAGTAGCTGGCCGGGATGAGATTGAAAGAATGATGGATATGGCTGAAACATGGACGAAGGAGCATGACTATGTTCCGTATTATCTGTACAGGCAGAAGAACATTTTAGGTAACCTGGAGAATGTGGGCTATGCTTTCCCGGAACAGGAGAGTCTTTATAATATTATCATCATGGAAGAACAGCAGACCATCATCGGCCTTGGATGCGGAGCATCTAGCAAGTTCATTGATCCCGAAACAGGTGTCATCACGCAATTCTCGAATCCAAAGGATCCAAAGTCATATAACGACAGCTTTGAAGAATACGCCAGTAAAAAGATCGAAATCCTCGATTCTTTGTTTAAAAAAGCTACAATCTAA
- a CDS encoding enoyl-CoA hydratase: MAIEFSTNTVKLDINGRVAVLELNRPEALNALDVEMIKGITMNLKEICKSDEIDIVVIKGAGRAFSAGGDIKTMLSNSNESDFYHVMDDIHDMIVTLYSMPKVTISAVTGAAAGLGFSLALATDYIIAEPSSKIAMNFIGIGLIPDGGGHFFMEERLGETKAKQLIWEGKTLSANEALTLGLIDQVPTGDFTEAIEGKLQEWLNKPVQAMIKTKKILAEKNRPSLLKILELEKYGQFKMRQTEDHQEGINAFLEKRKPQFKGK; the protein is encoded by the coding sequence GTGGCAATTGAGTTTTCAACGAACACTGTAAAGTTAGATATTAATGGACGTGTTGCCGTTCTCGAGTTGAACAGGCCTGAAGCACTGAATGCCCTTGATGTGGAAATGATTAAGGGAATTACGATGAACCTGAAGGAAATCTGCAAGTCGGATGAGATTGATATCGTGGTAATTAAAGGAGCTGGTCGTGCCTTTTCTGCCGGCGGGGATATTAAAACGATGCTTTCAAACTCAAATGAAAGCGATTTCTACCATGTGATGGACGATATTCACGATATGATTGTGACGCTGTACAGCATGCCGAAGGTGACAATCTCAGCAGTAACAGGTGCTGCTGCAGGCCTGGGCTTCAGCCTTGCCCTCGCGACAGATTACATAATCGCTGAGCCATCAAGCAAGATTGCGATGAACTTCATTGGCATCGGCTTGATTCCGGATGGGGGAGGCCACTTTTTCATGGAGGAGCGCCTTGGGGAGACGAAGGCGAAGCAGCTGATTTGGGAAGGAAAGACGCTTTCTGCCAATGAAGCGCTGACACTGGGACTTATTGACCAGGTACCAACAGGAGATTTTACAGAAGCAATTGAAGGAAAACTGCAAGAATGGCTGAACAAACCGGTTCAGGCTATGATAAAAACAAAGAAAATCCTTGCTGAGAAAAACAGGCCTTCACTATTGAAAATTCTTGAACTGGAAAAATACGGTCAATTTAAAATGAGGCAGACAGAGGACCATCAGGAGGGCATCAATGCTTTCCTTGAAAAGAGGAAACCGCAATTCAAAGGTAAGTAA